In Methanomassiliicoccus sp., the genomic stretch ATGGACGTCATTCCTCTGGCCAATTACCTTGACATCATTGTCAAAGCCGACCCTGACCAATCCCGAAAAAAGCTCCTCTTGCCATCGGACAAGGTCGTTGTCTTGATGATCGGGCCCAACCGGTGGAATAAAGGTATTCGCTCATACCTTCGGGTCGTCTCATCCCTTCCCGACAACTATCTGGGAGTCTTAGCTGGAGGCTGTAAGGATCCAGAGATAGCCGATCTGATCAGGCGCTTCGAGAGCGAGCACCCTGGTCGTTTCCGTGCCATACTCAGGCGGCTCGACGACAACGAGATCGCCGAGTACTATGCGGCTAGCGACATTTTCTTCATGCCGTTCGAGGACATCACCACATCGGGCAGCATAATGGAGGCTATCAGCCAAGGGAAGGCGGTTGTATCCACCGACAGAGGAAATATGTCCATGTTGGTAAGGAACGGCGTGAATGGTTACCTGGCCGAAACCGAGGATGAAATGAAAGAATGGCTCCTGTCAATCGATCGTGACACCGCCAGGTCGATGGGTGAACGAAGCCTCGAGATTGCCAAGAGCTTTCCTTGGAATGATAGCGCCCGCCATTATATGGCCATATTCGAACAGATGTTGGTAAGGCAATCCTGAGCACCATGCACCGACGCAACCCGGCAAACCCTCGTTCATCTGAACGGCCTTAGGAATGATACTGTTGTAAAACTGGACTGACACGCTTTCGATGTATTGCCGGTCAAAAGGCGGATTGGTGGACAATTTGTCAGCAGAGAAACGCTCTTGCAGTGGAAGGATAAGCATTGAACACGGGCCGGGTATCCCCGGCCCGCTCAACTTAATGTTTGAATGCCTTAATGGCCTTGAGGGTTCTTTCGAACACCTCGTCGATCTCGCCCTGCCCCTCCACATTGATGAGTATACCGCGTTCCTGGTAGAACTTGGCCAGCGGCAGAGTGCGCTCCTTGTACACCCTTAGCCTTTCCCTAACCACAGCCTCGGTGTCATCGGTTCTCTGGTACAGCTCTCCACCACACTTATCACACACGCCCTTGACCTTGGTGGGCTTGGCCACTAGGTGGTAAACCTCGTTGCACTGTTTGCAGCTGCGGCGGTTGACGATGCGGTCCACGATGATCTGCTCATCCACGTCCAAGTTGACCGCCAAGGTGATCTTGGCGATGGTATCCAGCATCTTGGCCTGTTCCAGGTTGCGGGGAAAGCCATCGAGGAGGAAGCCGCCCTTCAGGTCGGCCACCTTCTCCCTGATGAGGCCGATGACCAACTCGTCCGGCACGAGCTTGCCGGCGTCCATGAACCCCTTGGCCTTCACGCCCAAGGGAGTATTGTTCCTTACCGCCTCGCGGAGCAGGTCCCCCGTCGAGATCAGAGTGAGCCCGAGCTCCTGGCAGAGCCTCTTGGCCTGGGTGCCTTTTCCCGATCCGGGAGCTCCAAGAAGAACGATCTTAGCATCCATGGGAGGTCGTATCCTCTGCTGCCTTAAGGCATTTTTGACATCCGGCAACGGTTAATTACCACTCGGGCTCATCGGGAGTTCGGGACAACGATGCTGAAGGGAGAGCGGATCGGGCTCCGGCCGATGCAGAACGAGGACGTCTGGCACCTGTACCGGTGGTTCAACGACCAGCGGGTCCTGGAGGGTTTAGGACAGACACATGGGCTGTTCTGCATCTCGGTCGAGGAAGAGCGGGTGGCAGTTGAGAAGATGCTGACCTCGCCCACCAATCGTGACTTCATAGTCGTCGACCTGGAGGTCGATAAAGTCATCGGTTGGGCAGGCCTCTCTGACATTGATCTCCGCAACGCCAGCGCCCGGTTCGAGATTGTCATCGGGGAGCCGTCGGAGTGGGACCGGGGCAAGGGCACTGAGGCCACCCGGATGATGAGAGACCATGCATTCGAGGTCATGAACCTGCACCGCGTGCACCTTCGAGTCCCCTGCCGCAACGCCAGGGCGGTCACTTGCTTCATGGCTAGCGGTTTCGTTATCGAGGGCACCCTCAGGGACGATCACTTCCACAATGGCCGGTTCGTCCCATCTTATGCTATGGGCACCCTCAGGGACGAAGGGGGCCGATACTGATGCTAGACGGAGATCTTGTCCGGCTGAGGGCGATCGAGCAGGGCGACCTGCCGACCTTCGTCAAGTGGATCAACGATCCCGAGGTAACGGAGTACCTCCAGTTCGAGCCCCCCATGTCCCTGGAGGATGAGGTGACGTGGTACCATCACATGATCAGGAGCAAGGACCGAGCCTTCGCCATCGAGACCCTGGACGGCCGCCTCATTGGCAACATCGGCCTCATCGGCTTGGACTGGAGGAACCGCAGGACTGATCTGGGGATCATGATCGGGGAGAAGGATGCCTGGTCCCGGGGCTACGGAACCGACGCAATCACCGTCATGCTCCGCTACCTGTTCGGAGAGTTCGGTCTCAACCGAGTGGGACTGTACGTCGACGTCGGCAACCAGAGGGCCATCCGATGCTATGAGAAGTGCGGCTTCCAGCGCGAGGGCGTGGTGCGTGCCCATCGGTTCAAGGACGGCCGGTATGTCGACAGCGCCCTCATGTCCGTCCTCAGCGTGGATTGGATGCTTAGAGAAAGGGAACAAGCAAGGTAAACGGTCACTTTCTCACCAGGGACTCGTACACCGGCATAATGCGCTTCACGATCTCGT encodes the following:
- a CDS encoding adenylate kinase, which gives rise to MDAKIVLLGAPGSGKGTQAKRLCQELGLTLISTGDLLREAVRNNTPLGVKAKGFMDAGKLVPDELVIGLIREKVADLKGGFLLDGFPRNLEQAKMLDTIAKITLAVNLDVDEQIIVDRIVNRRSCKQCNEVYHLVAKPTKVKGVCDKCGGELYQRTDDTEAVVRERLRVYKERTLPLAKFYQERGILINVEGQGEIDEVFERTLKAIKAFKH
- a CDS encoding glycosyltransferase family 4 protein; the protein is MEGAEVRYISWFGRQTVWSLAQLFVRRLQGYKVMNLNWLPFNNLMEMRMARWACHLLGIRVIWTVHNLSPHSVQFGSREADQLAMCNLRDWADRGVVHSERTRAEFQSQYGNMLPMDVIPLANYLDIIVKADPDQSRKKLLLPSDKVVVLMIGPNRWNKGIRSYLRVVSSLPDNYLGVLAGGCKDPEIADLIRRFESEHPGRFRAILRRLDDNEIAEYYAASDIFFMPFEDITTSGSIMEAISQGKAVVSTDRGNMSMLVRNGVNGYLAETEDEMKEWLLSIDRDTARSMGERSLEIAKSFPWNDSARHYMAIFEQMLVRQS
- a CDS encoding GNAT family protein, whose protein sequence is MLDGDLVRLRAIEQGDLPTFVKWINDPEVTEYLQFEPPMSLEDEVTWYHHMIRSKDRAFAIETLDGRLIGNIGLIGLDWRNRRTDLGIMIGEKDAWSRGYGTDAITVMLRYLFGEFGLNRVGLYVDVGNQRAIRCYEKCGFQREGVVRAHRFKDGRYVDSALMSVLSVDWMLREREQAR
- a CDS encoding GNAT family protein — encoded protein: MLKGERIGLRPMQNEDVWHLYRWFNDQRVLEGLGQTHGLFCISVEEERVAVEKMLTSPTNRDFIVVDLEVDKVIGWAGLSDIDLRNASARFEIVIGEPSEWDRGKGTEATRMMRDHAFEVMNLHRVHLRVPCRNARAVTCFMASGFVIEGTLRDDHFHNGRFVPSYAMGTLRDEGGRY